The genomic window TTGCGCCTATAAGCCGAATATGGCTTTCTATGAATCACTCGGGGTTGAAGGGCTTGCTCTCCTGAAAGAGACATTGTCCTATATCCCTCAGAATATCCCGGTAATCCTCGATGCAAAACGAGGTGATATCGGGAATACTGCAGCTATGTACGCAAAGGCGATATTTGAAGATCTCAAGGCGGATGCGACGACTCTCCATCCTTATATGGGATATGACTCTGTGCAGCCATTTCTTGACTATAGCGACAAGATGTCGTTTGTTCTGTGTGTTACTTCGAATAAAGGATCTATCGACTTCCAGAAGCAAAAAGTCGGTGATCAGTACCTATATGAACTTGTGGCCACGAAGTGTAAGGAATGGAATAAATCTGGAAATGTTGGTCTTGTCATTGGTGCTACCAACCCAGAGGAACTTAAAAAAGTCCGGGAATTATGTCCGGGAATGATATTTCTTGTGCCAGGTATCGGCGCGCAGGGCGGTAGCCTGGAAGACGCCGTCAGATATGGTCTTATGTATAACAGTAATATTGTAATTAACTCGTCCCGTGAAATTCTTTATGCTTCCTCGGAGAGTGATTTCGCGCAGAAAGCCCGAAATAAAGCGCAAGACGTCCGTGACAGAATCAATAGCCTTATTTAACTAGCGTTATCTGCCCTTCGCAGTATCGGCAGTTCCTTCGGCTCGCTGGGTGATGGCGGTTCATGGTGAAGACTTATTAATGTGAGGACTTCTCTTTCAACGCCGATTTCTTTGAGCATTTTTGCGCCGATTTCCGGGTGGAACACGTAGGTGTAAAAATAACGATAGGCGAGACGAGCTTCTGGTTTGGAACCTTTTTCGGCTAAGTATCCAAGGAAACTTGGCATGAATTTTTTAGAAATAACCACAAGCGGACGCACCCATAATGGCATAAAAACAGCAGCTTTACCGATATCGTGAAGCAGGGCTGTTTTTAGAATGCGTTTTTCGTTAACCCAATCGCTATGTTCGATTTCTTTCTCTGTTTTGTATGCGGTATCGAGAGCGTGTCGTTGATCGGCTATCCGCTGCCTATAGAAAATAATCTGTTCTTGATGGCTGAGATGTTTTCTTATAAACATTTCATCATCTGCGGTTATCTTGGCTTTTGCTGCACTATAAAATTGTACGATTTCATGCTTCAAATATGTGACTCCTTGTCAGCATAGATTTTTGTGCAGGGACTAATCTCCTATTTTAAAAGTGCTACTTTAACGCTTTTTGCAAATTCATACACGCTATCGATGCAGTCCTGCTTTTGAGCCTCAATTATTTTAACTATAGCACTGCCAATTATGATCCCGTCAGCGAATTGCGCTACTCTTTTGGCCATTTCTGGAGTAGAAATCCCGAATCCGACAGCGATTGGAATTTCTTTTGTCCTTTTTATATTTTTTATTATATCATTTACTGAAGTTTCGATCGTTTGCCGTTCTCCGGTTACTCCTGTTGAAGAGATAAGGTATATAAACCCGTTCGCCTTTTGAGTGATTTTTTTGATTCTTTGGGGAGAGGTTGTCGGTGCAACAAAGCTGATAACTGGAATTGAAAACGCTTTGAGTTCTGAACATAGCGGAGCAGATTCTTCAAATGGAAGGTCAGGTACAACCAGTCCACCGATGTCATGATCCTTAAGTGCCTGGATAAAAGCTGTTTGTCCGAATTGAATGACGGAGTTGTAACTCATCATAAATAATAAGGGAACTGAAGATTGTTGGCGAACACGGCCTACCATCGTGAAAATCTTTTTGAGGGTAGTTCCGGCAACCAATGCCCTGTGCTGCGCTTTTTGTATAACAGGCCCATCAGCAATCGGGTCAGAAAAAGGAATCCCTAATTCTATAGCATCTGCTCCGGCTTTTTCCAGTGTATAGATAAGTTTTTCTGTGGTTTCAAGGTCTGGGTCTCCGGCAGTTATATATGGAATAAAGACTTTGTTGTTTTTGAATAGCTCCGATAATTTCACTTCAAATCCCCCCGATCCTTTTAACATACTCCTTTGATAAGGAGATTATTTTGTCAGTATCATTTATTAAATGTTATAAATTTCTGAGCAGTAGCTACGTCTTTGTCTCCTCTTCCCGAGAGGCAGACAATTATTATTTTGTCTTTAGACATTTGAGGTGCTTTTTTGAGCATCTCTGCGAGAGCGTGGGAACTTTCGAATGCCGGGATTATTCCTTCGGTCTCTGACACTATTTTGAATGCCTCAAGTGCTTCTGTATCGGTTGCACTGCTATATATCACGCGAGAAGTGTCATGTAAAAAACTGTGTTCAGGGCCTATTCCCGGATAATCAAGCCCGGCAGATATTGAGTGGGTCTCTACTATTTGCCCATCATCATCTGTAAGTATATAGCTGTAGGATCCGTGAAGCACTCCGGGACGTCCTTTGTTAATTGTGGCTGCGTGTTTTTCTGTAGCCAACCCTTCTCCAGCAGCTTCGACTGCAATTAATTCAACGCTTTTTTCTTTCAGGAACGGTGCAAAAAAACCGATGGAATTGCTTCCTCCTCCAACGCAGGCGATGAGGCAATCCGGGAGTTGTTTTTCTATCTTTTTGATCTGTTTTTTTGTTTCTTTTCCAATGATTGACTGGAACTCTTTTACCATTTGAGGGTAGGGATGCGGGCCGGCAACTGTGCCTATTAGATAAAAGGTAGTATCGACTGTCGCCATCCAATCTCGCATAGCCTCGTTCATCGCGTCTTTTAAGGTCTTGCTGCCTGAAGTAACCGAGACGACTTGTGCTCCAAGAAGTTTCATCCTGAAAACATTTAGTTCTTGCCGGGCTATGTCTTCTTCACCCATATAAATAACACACGGGATCCCAATAAGTGCAGCAACGGTTGCAGTCGCTACCCCGTGTTGTCCTGCACCGGTTTCGGCTATAACCCTTTTTTTCCCGAGTGCCTTGGCAATAAGTATTTGTCCTATAGTGTTGTTTATTTTATGTGCGCCGGTATGATTAAGATCTTCTCTTTTAAGATAGATTTTTGCGCCACCTAGTTTTTCGGTAAGGTTTTTTGCGAAGTATAAGGGATTTGGTCTGCCGATATAGTTTTTGAGATAATATGTAAATTGCTCTTTGAATTCTTTTGTTCTAATGATTTTTTTATAATTGTGTTCTAGCTCTATGACTGCTTCCATGAGCGTTTCAGGCAGAAATTGTCCGCCATATTTGCCATAATAGCCTGCTTTGTTCTTTGTTTTCAATGTACACTCCTTAGTGGTGTT from Candidatus Margulisiibacteriota bacterium includes these protein-coding regions:
- the pyrF gene encoding orotidine-5'-phosphate decarboxylase, encoding MNFQEKLRGSETKNNSKLCVGLDIDPQKIPLILRKEKSPILFFNKAIIDATKDLVCAYKPNMAFYESLGVEGLALLKETLSYIPQNIPVILDAKRGDIGNTAAMYAKAIFEDLKADATTLHPYMGYDSVQPFLDYSDKMSFVLCVTSNKGSIDFQKQKVGDQYLYELVATKCKEWNKSGNVGLVIGATNPEELKKVRELCPGMIFLVPGIGAQGGSLEDAVRYGLMYNSNIVINSSREILYASSESDFAQKARNKAQDVRDRINSLI
- a CDS encoding tryptophan synthase subunit alpha; this translates as MLKGSGGFEVKLSELFKNNKVFIPYITAGDPDLETTEKLIYTLEKAGADAIELGIPFSDPIADGPVIQKAQHRALVAGTTLKKIFTMVGRVRQQSSVPLLFMMSYNSVIQFGQTAFIQALKDHDIGGLVVPDLPFEESAPLCSELKAFSIPVISFVAPTTSPQRIKKITQKANGFIYLISSTGVTGERQTIETSVNDIIKNIKRTKEIPIAVGFGISTPEMAKRVAQFADGIIIGSAIVKIIEAQKQDCIDSVYEFAKSVKVALLK
- the trpB gene encoding tryptophan synthase subunit beta, coding for MKTKNKAGYYGKYGGQFLPETLMEAVIELEHNYKKIIRTKEFKEQFTYYLKNYIGRPNPLYFAKNLTEKLGGAKIYLKREDLNHTGAHKINNTIGQILIAKALGKKRVIAETGAGQHGVATATVAALIGIPCVIYMGEEDIARQELNVFRMKLLGAQVVSVTSGSKTLKDAMNEAMRDWMATVDTTFYLIGTVAGPHPYPQMVKEFQSIIGKETKKQIKKIEKQLPDCLIACVGGGSNSIGFFAPFLKEKSVELIAVEAAGEGLATEKHAATINKGRPGVLHGSYSYILTDDDGQIVETHSISAGLDYPGIGPEHSFLHDTSRVIYSSATDTEALEAFKIVSETEGIIPAFESSHALAEMLKKAPQMSKDKIIIVCLSGRGDKDVATAQKFITFNK